One Glycine max cultivar Williams 82 chromosome 8, Glycine_max_v4.0, whole genome shotgun sequence genomic window, ttctacctatctatctcccaaatgcctttgcaaagactcaatagataaaatgcatgaagttctaattctagatgtttgctttgacgcatgggcataatgcaatcactctatgcctagcaatgattttattatgatatcttttcttcttgttctattagaagttatcctctcccgagcgtctaacccctaaaactaatgcatgcatatcttctttaaatcttatttagaagttaccctccCCCGAGCATCTAACTCCTAACAGAGTATAAAGATGAGTATGcaagataaaaacagaaaagaaaataggaaagaaaaacctggtattgcattgataaatagtgaagagtacatcatacatcacaTTGGCTTCTAGGCCTGTCAGGCCCTAACTAAgggggtttagccactcatggccattgagggctttacaatgaaaagaggggtgaaagaaagaaagtaaatgaaacccctaggagagggggttCTGTGGTGGTGTGTCCTGTCCCTTGGActggctctctatttatagctgctgaagtgggctttgggTCTTCGTAGGCGCGCTCAGCGCGACACCCCCTCGCTCAGCGCGTGTAGatcgcgcgcttagcgcgcatgtTGCAGGCTTAGCGCGCACTTCTGTTGGATCATGGGCTTAGCGCGTGACGCGCGCTCAGCGCGCGTATTGGATTGGGCCTGCttcagattttcttcttttctttaatttttctggcctttttgcttgttacaccttcagtttttatatctgcagccaaaattcaacaaaacatcaattctttaatatttaagcgcaaataactgctaaataattatttttaaagacaattttgccttattttctattatcaaaatacaattatttagcagttatcaaaatccccaaattaaaactttgcttgtccccaagcaaatcaaattaaaagcaGGCTCCGAATGCTTCAACACTTTCAATGGCTACAATTTCTCAGATTCCTCCAACTGGTCCTTCCCGCATTTGTCATAATCCCACAATGGAAGCATGAATTACATCAAGATGAAATTGGTTAGTATCGGAAATCAATCAAGTTGGTTTGCCTCACTTTCCTCACAAGGTTAGTGTTTATCTCTACGCACAAGTGTCTGGGGTGagtgtttaaaatttatacGACCTGCAATTAAGATTCCCAaattttgcacttcatctcaatTAAAGTTATTCTTACTTACATttggtggatcactaaggacttttattggcttgtaatgGGGCCTGGCTAGAcaagaaatcatggtttttctgggATTTCAAACTTAAGGTTAtaagagagcattcatcctAGAAAAACTTATACTTAGCCTaggctttatttgtttttcagccTTAACACATATGcaatctatttttcttatttccaaCCTTAGCACTTATggcacctctttttttttttttttttgcccttatttatttatttatttatttattttggaaagAGACTTTGGGCTTAcaagatctttttttttttttgggtgcctTATTATGTGCTACTTTTACATTCCCAAGACCATCTTCATTCTACCCATCCCCCAAATTAGGGATTTATTATAACTAAAACCtttatgctctcttagaacccTAAAATAAGGTTAGAGATATCACAATTAGGCTCaggggtttttttttaaaaaaaataattactaattttggCTCAAcaagggtgcaagggataaatttcATCACaggttggctttttggctatgtggctaaaataaaaaaacatggccttgatcatatccaccttatgtaaataatctaacagtctaagaatgatgcaaaattaggaatttaaaaatagacGTTCTCTCATAATTAAGTTCACACAGCTCTCCGGGACAAGATAAAGTTATCGGCTTACCGGAACATGATCTCTTTCCATCAAGCtaaccttttctctctttgtgaTTCATGTCTCACTGGTTGACTGACTCTTGTTTCCAGGAAACCAGTATTTTCACAATTGTCATGTAGCATTTCAAGTGTTGAATCCTTCAGAAAAAGCCTAAATAGTAACTTCACaaatatcatgcaatttttattcaatgactaaatttaaactactgaaattaaaatgcataaaatcaaaatgcacaaattcaaaataaagaaaataaataacacaactatcctaaaaaaaacaaattgcaaataaagtaaggagtcctgggttgcctcccagtaagcgcttctttaacgtcattagcttgacgggtcaaatgccttcaaggtggcatgaaggtcacaaagaacacatcttccttgcATTTTTGTCTCTTAGCTAGAGACGCCATGAAACTCATGTATGCTGGAAACACCTTCCATATTGTAGCAAGAAAAGTGCTGGTGGTCAAGGAGAGAAGGACACTTAAGGGTTTATCATGTTTTCCATGTCTTTCTTCCTTGACAATCAGTTGATGAGGAGtggtattgacttggagaatactttcttgttgaatttctacTTGTGAGTGCTTCTCCCATTGTTGTGTTTTCTCCTCATTTCTTTATatctcttccttcttttcttcttccacaTCTTCCTCAGTTAAAATTACCTTGCACTCCTTTTTGGGCTTCATCTCAGTATTTACCGTAAAGGTTTCAGTGGGCCTTTCAGCAACTAGCTTAGCTAGTTGTACTTCCAGATTTCTAATTGCTGCATCAGTGCTCTTCTGATGTGACCTTGTTTCCTGCATGAACTGTACCAGCAATTCTTCTAGCCTAGTGCTTTCTTCCTGTGGGCTGGGCTCTTGGTCACGTAGAATGACATAATCATTGGCCGCCATATTCTCTATTAGCTCAATAGCTTCTTCTGGAGTCTTTAACTTGATCTTCCCACCGGCTGAGGCGTCAAGGAGCTGCTTGGAATGGGGTTGCAAGCCATCAATAAAGATGTTGAGCTGGACTGGCTCACTAAACCCATGTGTAGGAGTCTTCCAAAGTAACCCATGAAAGCGATCAAGGGCTTCACTCAATGATTCATGAGGGTGTTGGTGGAAGGATGAGATTTCCACCTTTCCCTCAATggtcttggactctgggaaatatttcttcaagaacTTCTCCACCACCTCGTCCCATGTCCGCAGGCTATTCCCTTTAAACGAGCGAAGCCATGTTTTTGCTTCACCGGCCAAGGAAAAGCAAAATAAGTCAAGGCGGATGGCATCTTCAGGCACTCCTACTATCTTCACCGTATTGCAAATGTCGACGTATGTGGCCAGGTGTGCGTATGGATCTTCACTTGGTAGGCCGTAAAATAGATTCCCTTGAATCAGCTGGATCAAGGAATATGGATATGAGAAGTTGGCCGTCTGCACCTCTGGTCTAGCTATGCTGGTGAAGTACTGAGGTATAATAGGGCTAGAGTAATCCTCTAGCGTCATTCTCTGTGGACGATTTTCTGCCATGATGCGTTCTTCGAAGAAGGAGTGTGCactgttaacaaaaaaaataactaccGTGCACGTTATCacagaataaataatttttttttattttttttattttttttattttttttattttttctatttagaaaaaagaaaaaaataaagtaagaatgagtaaagagaaaaaaattgaaaaataaaataaagcagctaaaataaataatagataaaaaaacaaaaaacaaaataaaaataaaaatagaaagtgaAAACTAATTGCTTACAAATTGGAATATGCAATTAATCAAGTACGAAAAACAaagtccccggcaacggcgccaaaaacttgttgactcgttggcaagtgtaccaaatcgtcacaagtagtaaagtactcggaagtccgagtgtcgaatctacagggactttgtttgtacttagattaatgcaaattcaatttaaaagcaagagataagaatttaaaataaaagataaagaaagatagaagataagctaaagaaaagataagatatttaaagataaaattagaagataaaagaaaagataagatatttaaagataaagaaaaagatgaaagataagaaagataaaagatttaaataaaggataaattcacgataaaataatattaggaACTGACTTGCCTTGTctgcctaggatgtatgagtttatgattttttctttatcaattcaaGTGATTCTaccctacccacatctattcatttacttgcccctgatgcctcacgatgacaagcctattctacctatctatctcccaaatgcctttgcaaagactcaatagataaaatgcatgaagttctaattctagatgtttgctttgacgcatgggcataatgcaatcactctatgcctagcaatgattttattatgatatcttttcttcttgttctattagaagttatcctctcccgagcgtctaacccctaaaactaatgcatgcatatcttctttaaatcttatttagaagttaccctctcccgagcatCTAACTCCTAACAGAGTATAAAGATGAGTatgcaagataaaaaaagaaaagaaaataggaaagaaaaacctggtattgcattgataaatagtgaagagtacatcatacatcacaTTGGCTTCTAGGCCTGTCAGGCCCTAACTAAgggggtttagccactcatggccattgagggctttacaataaaaagaggggtgaaagaaagtaaatgaaacccctaggagagggggttCCGTGGTGGTGTGTTCTGTCCCTTGGActggctctctatttatagctgctgaagtgagctttgggccttcgtaggCGCGCTCAGCGCGACACCCCCTCGCTCAGCGCGTGTAGatcgcgcgcttagcgcgcatgtTGCAGGCTTAGCGCGCACTTCTGTTGGATCATGGGCTTAGCGCGTGACGCGCGCTCAGCGCGCGTATTGGATTGGGCCTGCttcagattttcttcttttctttaatttttctggcctttttgcttgttacaccttcagtttttatatctgcagccaaaattcaacaaaacatcaattctttaatatttaagcgcaaataactgctaaataattatttttaaagacaattttgccttattttctattatcaaaatacaattatttagcagttatcagagCTGCTGCATGGCCATAATGAAGAACAGCACTGCATTAATACATACAAGTTAGCCAGCCCACTTTATGATGAAGGTAGCTACTATTTAAAAaccaatacacacacacacatatataaacaTTATGCATGGTATGGCAGTAGGCTATATAGTAAAATATTACAAGCAGTCAGATAGCAAGTCAGCAAcatatcaaacataattacacacgcataatatgtgtgtgtgtgttatacATGGTACAGTGGTTGGTAGTACAAAATTACAGACAGCCAGACAGCAAGCCAGAAACatatcaaacataatttttcttttaccaaatcagttttaacttttaattctcTTTGGGTAAATGGAGCCAATATGTCATTCTTACAAAGGAGCATTGAGTAAAATTTTACTAAACCAAAAGTATCTGAGAACCATATTTATTGTTACGAAAATGGTTACAATATCAGAATTCAGAAATGTATACCTATTATCACCAGTAGCACAAATACATGTATAGGAGCAATGCCAGCATCCACCATACATGCAGGTGTGGTGAAGAAAAATGCTTTCAAGCTGATACTCCTTCTTGCCCGCCTTGGTGTTTCTCATAACCTGTTTCATTGTAATGCATATTGCAACTATTACGAAAGGATTTTCACAAAACATGAGTATGAAGCCATTCATACATTGAGATTATAGATTCTTCTACTAATAGATAATGTACCTGTGTAAACCCCACCCTCATATGTTCCAAACTCAACTAAATAAATCCAGATAGTTACAGTGAAAAATGGGTCAATAACCAGCAGGTTATGTAAAGGAAAATAGTGAAATTTTCTATCTGTTCAGATCTATACTTTAGTTATTTTCCTTGGTCTTATCATCTAAGACAAAATCATCATTAATGgaaagcaaaaagatacctcccAAGTTCCCAAAATCACTTTCCTTTTacaactaaaacaaaacaaacagcCTCAAATTAGAAAGATCCTAAAAATTAAACCATCACAattacaatatttaatttaaagccTATTTCCTCTTAATACATTCCCATAAGCTTCATTGGGAAGGAATTTTGGAATGTAATAATATTGATTCATACAGATACAGGACATTTTGCATAAATGTTCAAATAAGTACTCAAGAAACAAGCATAGGTTTGGCATTTTAAGATTAGTTACCTCAACATGAGCTTCAGAGCTTATATCATTGGCATACTGAATAAGAGCAATTTCCAGCTCTGACTTGATGACAGGCATTCAGTCAATATAGGATGCAAAGCTGTGAAATCCTTGTCAAACTTATCAATGccctgaaaaaataaaaattataaataaacaataCAAGCAGTTCTGAGAATCAATTTTCTAATAGCGGTAATTGGTAAGTACTACCACGTCATCACAAATAACACAATAGTATTGGTTCAGAAGACAACTTGGGGGTTGGAAATAATACATATCCAACAAATCACTCACTGTCCtggtcaaaaaaattaaaaagataaaaatgctTCCAGCAAAGGGGAAGAAAAGGAAGAGTAGAGTTAAGAACCTGAAAGTCTGCTGGTTTAGAGTAATTATCGCTATCCGTATTTAAGACCATGCAAGAGAAACAGTAAGGGTTTCCCAGAACCCTGGCAATGCtgcaatacacttgcaatttaATCTGAGAAGCAACACGTGCTAACCATGTAGTGTTCCTGCAAAGGAAGATGCATAAATGTGAAGCACTAAACAATAACATACACTACATGTAAATGCAAAtccattaaaaaattgatgagtGGGAGTGGGAGGGTGACCTTAAAGTAAGAGAGTGGCTTAATCACCCCCAACCAAACAGCATACTCAGAAGGTAACCTGGGAGCAAATAGGATAGAATTCCCAGTTGCAACGTCCTTCAAAAACCAATAGCAAGCATAAATGAAAATCACTGATTTCTACACATGGATCGCGTTTGTgtgcataataataatagtaataattgaaCTACCAACCAATTAGATATAACTTCAAATAATTATTAGGAAAGTGATCAATCTTAATGATCTTAATTGATGATAAGCTTAACATTTAGCGTGCATTTAAATTAAAGAGAACGAACAATAGCTGCATAGAATCCAGGCTCAATGACTCCAAAAAAGTAAGCGAAGAAACTCTCCTGCCCGCGAAGCGCGAAGCAAATCGAATTAGGGATCGATAAATTGAAATGGCGAGGTTCAGGATTAGGATACATGAAGAGCTTCAAGTGATCGGTGTCGTAACGCGTTTGCTCTTCGCCATCTTGAAGGAGGACGAGAAGACTCGGACAGGTGTTGACGAAGGGAAGTGAGGAGCTTCTCCCTGTTTTTGACATGAAGCTCCATCGACACCTTTGTTCATCCCTCATACACTACAACTCTTGCTAACAATTTATGTGGTAAGCAATGCAATAAGCAAAAAGAAAGGTGCAAATAGCATCCCCAAACAAAACCATATTCAGAACTCAGACGATAACACGGTCCAATTCCTTACGTTCATCATCATATCCATGAAATTGAATACGATTTAGCACAACTATTCAGACAGCACCTACATTAACATCAACGTATACACaaatcactttttattttaaatatcttatcaatatctttcatttttctctatttttttctttttatcacagcattcaacaaaaaaaatctattatacctataattttctttctttttttactctCTATATATGTTGGAAAACACATTAATTATCTATCAAacatttttcattatatatcGTTCTCATTCTATAACTAGATACACAGTTTGAAAATCCCTTCACAAATTACCGCACTTGAATATATcacaaaataactatttttaacaCGAACACATCCTACAATCCGAATCGTGTTAAATGTAAAATcagaaggaaaataattttcattaattttatagcAAATTTCTCTACTATCGGCTGCTAAATTGGTATGTTTAAATGGATGTGTTAGAAAGGGTATGaacaaataattttcatttttaattaatatttttttacattgagaataataaaatgaaatatttttgttcaatttatagagttttttttgttcttatatcaaatttatagtttagattggtataattttcttttcctttcctttaaACTGTTTGTTGAGTCCACATTACATTTTAATAAAGCCCACTGATTCTAGAACGCCACAAATAAGACGAGAGAATCGAccagggaaaataaaataaggcaAAAGAAACTAGGTATGCATGCTGAGGAAACAAAGTACATTGGAGTTCCTAGAGTATGAATGCTCTTGCCTCTTGCTTAGGGGATGCATTCGAGGCAAAGAGTGCATTTCAACAAGAATAAATAACTTTTATctcttagaaaaatatttatattacatttttctttttattttgaaaaaggtACATGATGGAATCATTAATattgttttcataaaaatatttttgaatatattaataagtatttttaagtATCAGTAGCAACTcatgtttttagtttctaataaaagaataaagcgTTATGCtcgaaaaaacattttaattaatttttaatagtcGAAAAGttcatttgtttgtttaataaataatttttagtagttttttaaatagtttatagCATTTTTTAAACACTACTTAAAGTAACATTAGTTAAAATGTTAACTTTTacttttctatattttcttttatttttatcattaatatattcatcaaattttctatatacttttttaaataaattttgattttattgattttcaattattttatacttttcatcTACTTCAACCTTTAGTTTTATcgaatacttataatttaataacttagtttttcaacttccaactacaacatttcaacttttagttttcaactaatttttcagCTAATTTTGTTGAACATAGTCTAAAATccatcaaaaatataaaaagactaAAGTTATGTTTGacaatgtattttaattagcttttagttgttttattggctaaaaaaacttatttaatggTTTGATAAGCAagtttctttaaataatttctcaatttttaaaCGTTACTTGaactatcattttttaaaacgctaatttttaacttttatattttttttttcacttttatcctagatatatttattcatttttcttgttacattttttaaacaaatcaaggtattgttatttttctatcattttactctttttagttatttcaacaactaattttatcGAATAATTCTAATTTATTAAGCTAACTTTTCAATTTCCAActatcaattaattttcaactttcagttagttttagttttaccGTATATAACATAAAaccatgaaaacaaaaaaaaaaagactaaaccatataacttttaataaatgtaCTATTAAAAACATTAAGTTTCAATTCCAgacaaataactaaaattatgttttggtaAAATTAGATGAAAGTTAATAAGTTAGTGAAAACATGAAAACTAACCGTTGAAATagctcaaaaatataaaataaacataaatgaaatatttaaaaagaataatatgaaaattaaataaatattttaataataaataagaaataaaatataaaaaaaaattagaaatttgtgttttaaaaagcattgcttcaagtaacatttaaaaaaatgctaaaactacttaaaaaacttgtttactGAACACTCAAATAAACTTTtcaactactaaaaaaaattaaaaattaagttaaatggTTTCTCAAATATAGTCTAAATGTAatattttgaaggaaaaaaaatatattttatgcttAACTTAATGTCTTTAATAATGACCTCCAAGACATTAGTCTGAGTGGTATTGCATCCAATCCAATCGAAAGACATGGTCCATGGATTAAACATGCAGGGAAGTTATGGTGTTGACGATCATTTTGTTTGGCTTTATCGTGGAAAAACATTAACACAATTAcgttattgaaaaattaatataaattgtaAGTTtcacttttgaaaataaatataaaatttagatttaaatataaaatagacttttaaatagattaataaattaaatcaaacttttaaaaagatcaaattaaacttaaaaaatcttttaataaataatagatgaaactcaaactttaattttataaaacaaacaaaacctaCTTACATATAGTATAGTGATAGAGATATAATCTGATGcgggaaggaaaaaaagaagctcTACAATGCTGGCTTTGTTCTGCgtgtatttttacttttttttcttctcattttgaGATGAAAATATGTATTATAGAACCTATTGCttttactataaaaataaaaaaaataaaaatcaccctctttcccccctttcaaacaCACATCATCttacacttttatcttttatctcgTTACATTTCTTTTCACTTTGATCGCTTCTTTTATACAAACCAAACAAAGCCTGTCTTAACGGAATAGTAGTAAAAgagattatatttttaataaatatttataaataaaaaaatacaacgcATTTTCGATCTCTATGACACGACCGTCAGGCGTCAAAGGCAAACTCCGCAAAGTGAGAAAAGTTGAGTTTATCAGTATCTTGTATTATGTCAGAATCCGTGTTCTACGTCAGCTCAATCATTGGaggacttttttatttttattttttcgggagaaatattgttattttaagtATACTCGTATTTATTGGGAAATAAAA contains:
- the LOC100794174 gene encoding LOW QUALITY PROTEIN: xaa-Pro dipeptidase (The sequence of the model RefSeq protein was modified relative to this genomic sequence to represent the inferred CDS: inserted 2 bases in 2 codons; deleted 1 base in 1 codon; substituted 3 bases at 3 genomic stop codons) → MRDEQRCRWSFMSKTGRSSSLPFVNTCPSLLVLLQDGEEQTRYDTDHLKLFMYPNPEPRHFNLSIPNSICFALRGQESFFAYFFGVIEPGFYAAIDVATGNSILFAPRLPSEYAVWLGVIKPLSYFKEHYMVSTCCFSDXIASVLQHCQGSGKPLLFLLHGLNTDSDNYSKPADFQGIDKFDKDFTALHPILTECXVIKSELEIALIQYANDISSEAHVEVMRNTKAGKKEYQLESIFLHHTCMYGGCWHCSYTCICATGDNSAVLHYGHAAALITAKXLLWNMALFDMGAEYHFYGFDITCSLPVNGKFTSDQSLIYSAVLDAHNVVISAMKPGINWVDMHILAEKVILESLKRGHILLGDVDDMMAAXLGTAFMPHGLGHFLGIDTHDPGGYLKGLERRKEPGLKSLWTIRDLREGMVITVEPGCYFIDALLLPAMNSPETSEFLNQEAINRFKCFGGVRIESDVLVTGAGCYNMSXCPREIQEIEAVMAGAPWPAKKTSTHVGNGLQILV